Proteins encoded by one window of Phytohabitans houttuyneae:
- a CDS encoding ATP-binding cassette domain-containing protein: protein MVAIATDRLTKVFSDGTVAVDEVTIEAASGEFLVLLGPTGCGKSTILRLVAGLEEETSGHVLIDGQVVDRLSAKDRRVAMVFQDYALYPHLTVAQNIGFPLRAGHHAPTPRRG, encoded by the coding sequence GTGGTCGCCATCGCCACCGACCGGCTGACAAAGGTGTTCTCAGACGGCACCGTCGCGGTCGACGAGGTGACCATCGAGGCTGCGTCGGGTGAGTTCCTGGTGCTGCTCGGTCCGACCGGCTGTGGCAAGTCCACGATCTTGCGCCTGGTCGCCGGCCTCGAGGAGGAGACCAGCGGCCACGTGCTGATCGACGGCCAGGTGGTCGACCGCCTCTCGGCCAAAGATCGGCGGGTGGCGATGGTCTTCCAGGACTACGCGCTCTATCCACATCTGACGGTCGCGCAAAACATCGGCTTCCCGCTGCGCGCCGGCCACCACGCCCCGACGCCGAGGCGCGGGTGA
- a CDS encoding cyclic nucleotide-binding protein has protein sequence MTVVETRLSVWEALAGRAPGRPAGPADPGLWAAVVERLNPARAKPVLRLGIEAVELINVRDVPYVMLRSPDDRGGACYLRLSPEEWQLAQLMDGTRTVARLVADFARLSGRLAPEQVTRVVADLAGNRMLAELPLDAFRPLDAIARRPLPLRFGRALLAVVRGRRMVLANIDPLVTFLYRAGGRVLFTRPAAFVLAMVSVLGLVLFGWTWWRGEQAVFLTGGSYAAGAAVLLALNVLALACHELGHALATKHAGRRVPAAGFLVYFGIPSIFVDTTDVWMAGRRARMLTTASGPAAGLILAGLAQIVGLLVPEAAPWAFKLAFAWYLNALFNLNPFLALDGYYFLMDWLEIANLRARGLAYVVARLRRRPPSWGQLDREGRIIALYGTLAVLWLVIAVNLGWRIWTDRVEGLITGLWRSGWPARLLLFAVVVGLAAPLVYLLTGWLGRLWRQARRRAAERRVATDLPRRLDVLRSSALGRLPLDRLTHLATHATWVHPRTGQQLVFADAAQPAVFVVVDGAMEGRRPGDPAGTVRERLGPGGVIGLAAAVTGSPATLAWHTAGTTLLAVPPALVAAAVGRLPGPPPADRAEAESLFADTPALDGLAAEEKIGLIAQARPTALEPGAPVILPAAHAALVIATGVVVLPDGTELRRGTMIGPMGHTMDEPVAYARTHVRLWTVPAVSGLPLLLGASPAGAAAEAAPIVRGQAAPAAGVHPAADYPPLASPPGPPPPADEEVDRRFERRLWWLVLLFLLLAIGTGVANLIPGPRGPRCRATRRCSPPSAAA, from the coding sequence GTGACGGTCGTAGAGACCCGCTTGAGCGTGTGGGAAGCGCTCGCGGGCCGAGCACCGGGTCGGCCGGCTGGTCCGGCGGACCCAGGGCTGTGGGCGGCGGTGGTCGAGCGGCTCAATCCGGCTCGGGCCAAGCCGGTTCTGCGGCTCGGCATCGAGGCGGTTGAGCTGATCAACGTGCGCGACGTGCCGTACGTGATGCTCCGCTCGCCGGACGACCGCGGCGGGGCGTGCTACCTGCGGCTTTCGCCGGAGGAGTGGCAGCTCGCGCAGCTGATGGACGGCACGCGCACGGTGGCCCGGCTGGTCGCCGACTTCGCGCGGCTCAGCGGCCGCCTGGCGCCCGAGCAGGTCACCCGCGTCGTCGCCGACCTGGCCGGCAACCGCATGCTCGCCGAGCTGCCGCTCGACGCGTTCCGGCCGCTCGACGCCATCGCCCGCCGGCCCTTGCCGCTGCGGTTCGGTCGCGCGCTGCTCGCGGTCGTGCGCGGCCGGCGCATGGTGCTTGCCAACATCGACCCGCTGGTCACGTTCCTGTACCGGGCCGGTGGGCGGGTGCTCTTCACCCGGCCGGCGGCGTTCGTGCTGGCGATGGTCTCGGTGCTCGGGCTGGTGCTCTTCGGCTGGACGTGGTGGCGTGGCGAGCAGGCCGTCTTCCTGACCGGCGGGTCGTACGCGGCGGGCGCGGCCGTGCTCCTCGCGCTCAACGTGCTCGCCCTCGCCTGCCACGAGCTGGGCCACGCGCTCGCCACCAAACACGCCGGGCGGCGCGTGCCGGCGGCCGGTTTCCTCGTCTACTTCGGCATCCCGTCGATCTTCGTGGACACCACCGACGTGTGGATGGCGGGCCGGCGCGCGCGCATGCTCACCACCGCATCCGGGCCCGCCGCCGGCCTGATCCTCGCCGGCCTCGCCCAGATCGTCGGGCTGCTCGTGCCCGAGGCGGCGCCGTGGGCGTTCAAGCTGGCCTTCGCCTGGTACCTGAACGCGCTGTTCAACCTCAACCCCTTCCTCGCGCTCGACGGCTACTACTTCCTGATGGACTGGCTGGAGATCGCCAACCTGCGCGCTCGCGGCCTGGCGTACGTGGTGGCCCGCCTCCGCCGCCGCCCGCCGTCCTGGGGCCAGCTCGACCGGGAGGGGCGGATCATCGCCCTGTACGGCACGCTCGCTGTCCTCTGGCTCGTCATCGCCGTCAACCTCGGCTGGCGCATCTGGACCGACCGCGTCGAAGGGCTGATAACCGGGCTGTGGCGCTCCGGCTGGCCGGCCCGGCTGCTGCTCTTCGCGGTGGTGGTGGGTCTCGCCGCGCCACTCGTGTACCTGCTCACCGGGTGGCTCGGCCGCCTCTGGCGCCAGGCGCGCAGGCGGGCGGCCGAGCGCCGCGTCGCCACCGACCTGCCCCGCCGCCTCGACGTGCTGCGCTCCTCGGCGCTCGGGCGGCTGCCGCTCGACCGGCTCACCCACCTCGCGACCCACGCCACCTGGGTGCATCCGCGCACCGGGCAGCAGCTCGTCTTCGCCGACGCCGCGCAGCCCGCCGTGTTCGTCGTGGTCGACGGCGCGATGGAGGGGCGGCGCCCCGGCGACCCGGCCGGCACGGTGCGTGAGCGGCTCGGCCCAGGCGGCGTGATCGGCCTCGCGGCCGCGGTCACCGGCTCGCCGGCGACACTCGCGTGGCACACAGCCGGCACGACGCTGCTCGCCGTACCGCCCGCGCTCGTCGCCGCCGCCGTCGGCCGGCTGCCCGGGCCGCCACCCGCTGATCGGGCGGAGGCGGAATCGCTCTTCGCCGACACCCCCGCCCTCGACGGGCTGGCCGCCGAGGAAAAGATCGGCCTCATCGCGCAGGCGCGCCCCACCGCCCTCGAGCCGGGCGCGCCGGTGATCCTGCCGGCCGCGCACGCCGCGCTGGTCATCGCCACCGGCGTGGTCGTACTTCCCGACGGCACCGAGCTGCGCCGCGGCACGATGATCGGGCCGATGGGCCACACGATGGACGAGCCCGTCGCGTACGCGCGTACCCACGTGCGCCTCTGGACCGTCCCGGCCGTCTCCGGCCTACCCTTGCTGCTCGGCGCCTCACCCGCCGGCGCGGCGGCCGAGGCCGCCCCGATCGTGCGGGGGCAGGCGGCACCCGCCGCCGGCGTGCACCCGGCCGCCGACTACCCGCCGCTCGCCTCGCCGCCCGGCCCGCCACCGCCCGCCGACGAGGAGGTCGACCGGCGGTTCGAACGGCGCCTGTGGTGGCTTGTGCTGCTCTTCCTGCTGCTGGCCATCGGCACCGGCGTCGCCAACCTCATCCCGGGCCCGCGTGGGCCGAGATGCCGGGCGACAAGGCGCTGCTCACCGCCGAGCGCGGCCGCGTGA
- a CDS encoding Os1348 family NHLP clan protein yields MSDFDAVLERLVTDQAFAAALAADPAAALAGYRLDPDEIELLHSQVGGETGGQHAVEVRANQSSLFGMLSPLVGMAGALPSLADSLPGSGTPGSGAAAHQGFGAAQVVSGQGPVEGAAGVPGQGSFGPVEGAAGVPGHAGFGPAESVAGVPGQGAGFPMDGGTPAGATEGFGYAPAGATEGFGYAPPGQAGFGAEGHAGFGAAPGSEGHAPSGSEGYAGFGAAPGTQGHAGFGAAPGSQGHGGFGAAEGGVPGAGWPSAGGPAGAWPPAQGAGPAGHIFPGGLHPGGGLGGFGDAIGDALGPGGPQADASGGDHAIPEGYHAGLDLDGDGRDDEHILRGRADGGVDILVDRDGDGRVDIIGHDDDADGHVESADYDKDGDGHFERTRYDDDGDGWLDRTVVDEEGDTKVDSTVDLASIAKHLRMS; encoded by the coding sequence ATGAGCGACTTCGATGCCGTGCTGGAGCGGCTGGTCACCGACCAGGCGTTCGCGGCCGCGCTGGCGGCTGACCCGGCCGCGGCGCTGGCCGGCTACCGGCTCGATCCGGACGAGATCGAGCTGCTGCACAGCCAGGTCGGCGGTGAGACCGGCGGCCAGCACGCGGTCGAGGTGCGAGCCAACCAGTCAAGCCTCTTCGGCATGCTCTCCCCGCTGGTCGGCATGGCCGGCGCGCTGCCCAGCCTCGCCGACAGCCTGCCGGGGAGCGGCACGCCCGGCTCGGGGGCGGCGGCACACCAGGGCTTCGGCGCGGCGCAGGTCGTTTCCGGCCAGGGCCCGGTCGAGGGTGCGGCGGGAGTGCCCGGCCAGGGGAGTTTCGGGCCGGTCGAGGGTGCGGCGGGAGTGCCCGGCCATGCGGGTTTCGGGCCGGCTGAGAGCGTGGCGGGAGTGCCCGGCCAGGGCGCAGGCTTCCCGATGGACGGGGGCACCCCGGCGGGGGCGACCGAGGGCTTCGGTTACGCGCCGGCGGGGGCGACCGAGGGCTTCGGTTACGCGCCGCCGGGCCAGGCCGGGTTCGGTGCGGAGGGTCACGCGGGGTTCGGTGCGGCGCCCGGGAGCGAAGGGCACGCGCCATCCGGCAGCGAGGGATACGCCGGGTTCGGCGCGGCGCCCGGCACCCAGGGGCACGCAGGCTTCGGCGCGGCGCCGGGCAGCCAGGGCCACGGCGGGTTCGGAGCGGCAGAGGGCGGTGTCCCCGGCGCGGGCTGGCCCTCAGCCGGTGGGCCGGCTGGCGCTTGGCCGCCCGCTCAGGGCGCCGGGCCGGCCGGACACATCTTCCCCGGTGGGCTGCACCCGGGCGGCGGCCTCGGTGGCTTCGGGGACGCGATCGGCGACGCGCTCGGGCCGGGTGGGCCGCAGGCCGACGCCAGCGGTGGTGACCATGCGATTCCGGAGGGTTACCACGCCGGTCTCGACCTCGACGGCGACGGCCGCGACGACGAGCACATCCTGCGCGGCCGGGCAGACGGTGGGGTCGACATCCTTGTCGACCGTGACGGTGACGGGCGGGTCGACATCATCGGGCACGACGATGACGCTGACGGGCACGTGGAGTCCGCCGACTACGACAAGGACGGCGACGGGCACTTCGAGCGCACGCGCTACGACGATGACGGCGACGGATGGCTCGACCGCACGGTCGTCGATGAAGAAGGCGACACGAAAGTGGACAGCACCGTCGACTTGGCATCGATCGCCAAGCATCTTCGCATGTCCTGA
- a CDS encoding chitinase: MTRTRTLITALAAGVLAATAAIWLAPAASAATPTAAFTKTSDWGSGWEGKYTITNGGTSTITSWTVVFDLPAGTTVGTYWDALMTSSGQRYTFTNRSWNGTLAPGQSTSFGFLGNGSGSPLNCTLNGQPCGGGTPPTTAPPTTRPPTTAPPTTAPPTTAPPTTQPPTSPPPNTGLPKHALIGYLHASFANGSGYLRMADVPADWDIINLAFGEPTSVTSGDIRFRLCPAAECPGVESEAEFIAAIRAKQQAGKKVLISIGGQNGQVQLTTTAARDAFVSSVSAIIDRYGLNGLDIDFEGHSLSLNTGDTDFRNPTTPVIVNLISALRTLKQRYGSGFILTMAPETFFVQLGYQYYGSGPWGGQDPRAGSYLPVIYAMRNDITVLHVQDYNSGPIMGLDNQYHTMGGADFHIAMTDMLLAGFPVAGNTANVFPALREDQVAFGTPSSVSAGNGYVAPAGVQQAVSCLVRGQSCGSYAPRSGTNPNFRGLMTWSINWDRYYGWEFRNSHRPFLNSLP, from the coding sequence GTGACCCGCACCCGTACCCTCATCACCGCCCTGGCCGCGGGCGTCCTCGCCGCGACGGCCGCGATATGGCTGGCCCCCGCGGCGTCGGCGGCCACACCGACAGCCGCCTTCACCAAGACCTCCGACTGGGGTTCCGGTTGGGAGGGGAAGTACACGATCACGAACGGCGGCACGTCCACGATCACGTCGTGGACGGTGGTCTTCGACCTGCCCGCCGGCACTACCGTGGGGACCTACTGGGACGCGCTGATGACGTCCTCGGGCCAGCGCTACACGTTCACCAACCGCTCGTGGAACGGCACGCTCGCGCCCGGCCAGTCGACGTCGTTCGGCTTCCTCGGCAACGGCTCCGGTTCGCCGCTCAACTGCACGCTCAACGGCCAGCCGTGCGGCGGCGGCACCCCGCCGACCACCGCGCCGCCAACGACGCGCCCACCGACCACCGCACCGCCGACGACGGCACCTCCCACCACCGCGCCGCCGACAACACAGCCGCCGACCAGCCCGCCGCCGAACACCGGGCTGCCCAAGCACGCGCTGATCGGCTACCTGCACGCCAGCTTCGCCAACGGCTCCGGCTACCTGCGCATGGCGGACGTACCCGCCGACTGGGACATCATCAACCTCGCGTTCGGCGAGCCGACGAGCGTCACGTCCGGCGACATCCGCTTCCGGCTCTGCCCGGCCGCCGAGTGTCCCGGCGTCGAGTCGGAGGCCGAGTTCATCGCGGCGATCCGGGCCAAGCAGCAGGCCGGCAAGAAGGTGCTCATCTCGATCGGTGGGCAGAACGGGCAGGTCCAGCTCACCACCACGGCAGCGCGGGACGCGTTCGTGAGCTCGGTCAGCGCGATCATCGACCGGTACGGCCTCAACGGGCTCGACATCGACTTCGAGGGCCACTCGCTGTCGCTCAACACCGGTGACACCGACTTCCGCAACCCGACCACCCCGGTGATCGTCAACCTCATCTCCGCGCTGCGCACGCTCAAGCAGCGGTACGGGTCCGGCTTCATCCTCACCATGGCGCCGGAGACGTTCTTCGTGCAGCTCGGCTACCAGTACTACGGCTCAGGCCCGTGGGGTGGGCAGGACCCGCGCGCCGGCTCGTACCTGCCGGTGATCTACGCCATGCGCAACGACATCACCGTGCTGCACGTACAGGACTACAACTCCGGGCCGATCATGGGGCTGGACAACCAGTACCACACGATGGGCGGCGCGGACTTCCACATCGCGATGACCGACATGCTGCTGGCCGGCTTCCCGGTCGCGGGCAACACGGCCAACGTCTTCCCGGCCCTCCGCGAGGACCAGGTCGCGTTCGGCACGCCGTCGTCGGTGAGCGCCGGCAACGGGTACGTCGCGCCGGCCGGCGTGCAGCAGGCGGTCAGCTGCCTGGTGCGCGGGCAGAGCTGCGGCTCGTACGCACCGCGCAGCGGCACCAATCCCAACTTCCGGGGCCTGATGACCTGGTCGATCAACTGGGACCGCTACTACGGCTGGGAGTTCCGCAACAGCCACCGGCCGTTCCTGAACTCCCTGCCTTAG
- a CDS encoding serine/threonine-protein kinase, translated as MATPQMTAPLQPGGLLARRYRLIDNIGAGGMSVIWRARDEVLDRVVAVKVLAPSLAADAKFRDMVREEARAAAQLVHPHVTSVHDYGEEIAPDGTVTAFVVMELLSGAELETRLTEGPLPWTEAVEICAQVAEALAAAHRLGIVHRDVTPSNIMMTSVGAKVLDFGIATHIGAPDEDEEGDTFGTPAYVAPERLDGTPAQPATDTYCLGVLLFETLTGQPPYPADTWEDLTRALEDPEVPRLEGVPGLPPAVAEICFRCLARNPRERPTARQVGEVLRDQLLPADPQAATMLSPTVTLPTVEVTPPPPDVKLPAEAEPEWTPAHRPPRRSRRTRIAVAAGASAVALASAVLLGMSLRDSTPPPSGAGHTTAAVAPTTAPPPAVTPSAEASPIAPPPSSPPTTPPRPPTVREVITEIDVLIERGVAEGAIRPDAGQDLNNLVHNLESKLATGPVDLTGPVAELRSKVAQRVLEGSIDRVYGDALDASLARLATAS; from the coding sequence ATGGCAACGCCGCAGATGACGGCACCCTTGCAGCCGGGTGGCTTGCTCGCCCGGCGCTACCGGCTGATCGACAACATCGGTGCGGGTGGCATGTCCGTCATCTGGCGCGCCCGCGACGAGGTGCTCGACCGGGTCGTCGCGGTAAAGGTGCTCGCGCCGTCACTCGCCGCGGACGCCAAGTTTCGCGACATGGTGCGCGAGGAGGCCCGCGCGGCCGCCCAGCTCGTGCACCCGCATGTGACCTCGGTCCACGACTACGGCGAGGAGATCGCGCCGGACGGCACGGTCACCGCGTTCGTGGTGATGGAGCTGCTCTCCGGCGCGGAGCTGGAGACCCGGCTGACCGAGGGTCCGCTGCCGTGGACCGAGGCGGTCGAGATCTGCGCGCAGGTGGCCGAGGCGCTCGCCGCCGCGCACCGGCTCGGCATCGTGCACCGCGACGTCACGCCGTCAAACATCATGATGACCTCGGTCGGCGCCAAGGTGCTCGACTTCGGCATCGCCACGCACATCGGCGCGCCGGACGAGGACGAGGAGGGCGACACGTTCGGCACCCCGGCGTACGTGGCGCCCGAGCGGCTCGACGGCACGCCCGCGCAGCCGGCGACCGACACGTACTGCCTGGGTGTGCTGCTCTTCGAGACGCTGACCGGGCAGCCGCCGTACCCGGCGGACACGTGGGAGGACCTCACCCGCGCGCTGGAGGACCCGGAGGTGCCCCGGCTCGAGGGCGTGCCGGGGCTGCCACCCGCGGTGGCCGAGATCTGCTTCCGCTGCCTGGCCCGCAACCCGCGCGAGCGCCCGACCGCACGGCAGGTCGGCGAGGTGCTGCGCGACCAGCTGCTCCCCGCCGATCCACAGGCGGCCACGATGCTGTCGCCGACGGTCACGCTGCCGACGGTGGAGGTCACGCCGCCGCCCCCGGACGTCAAGCTGCCCGCCGAGGCGGAGCCCGAGTGGACGCCCGCGCACCGCCCACCCCGGCGTTCGCGCCGCACCAGGATCGCGGTTGCCGCGGGTGCGTCGGCGGTCGCGCTGGCATCGGCGGTACTGCTGGGAATGTCGCTGCGCGACTCGACGCCACCGCCCAGCGGCGCCGGGCACACCACGGCGGCCGTGGCACCCACGACGGCGCCGCCGCCCGCCGTCACACCTTCCGCGGAGGCCAGCCCGATCGCGCCGCCACCCTCGTCACCGCCCACGACTCCCCCGCGCCCGCCGACGGTGCGCGAGGTGATCACAGAGATCGACGTCCTGATCGAACGGGGCGTCGCCGAGGGCGCGATCCGCCCCGACGCCGGCCAGGATCTCAACAACCTCGTGCACAACCTGGAGTCGAAGCTGGCCACCGGCCCGGTGGACCTGACCGGACCGGTGGCCGAGCTCCGCTCGAAGGTCGCCCAGCGGGTGCTGGAGGGTTCGATCGACCGCGTGTACGGTGACGCGCTCGACGCCTCACTCGCCCGCCTCGCGACCGCGTCCTAA
- a CDS encoding ABC transporter ATP-binding protein, with amino-acid sequence MTEVAEHLGVTDLLHRLPGHLSGGQRQRVAMARAIVRKPQAFLLDEPLSNLDAGLRADLRTDVAALARRLGVTTLYVTHDQTEAMTMADRVAVLRRGVLQQIGPPAEVYGDPATLFVAAFIGTPRTNLLQGAIYMEAERTVIDLGSQLLELPHTEALASHHNDRVTVAMRADALRPVPDESARGRCCAARCGWWKTSATRRWFTSTPASCRRRSRSRGWSTRTPASTWPT; translated from the coding sequence GTGACCGAGGTGGCCGAGCACCTGGGCGTGACCGACCTGCTCCACCGGCTGCCGGGCCACCTCTCCGGCGGGCAGCGGCAGCGGGTGGCGATGGCTCGCGCGATCGTGCGCAAGCCGCAGGCGTTCCTCCTGGACGAGCCGCTGTCCAATCTCGACGCCGGGCTGCGCGCCGACCTCCGCACCGACGTGGCCGCGCTGGCCCGCCGACTCGGCGTCACCACGCTCTACGTGACGCACGACCAGACCGAGGCCATGACCATGGCCGACCGGGTGGCGGTGCTGCGCCGTGGCGTGCTCCAGCAGATCGGCCCGCCCGCCGAGGTGTATGGGGATCCGGCCACCCTCTTCGTCGCCGCGTTCATCGGCACGCCCCGCACCAACCTGCTGCAGGGCGCCATCTACATGGAGGCCGAGCGCACGGTCATCGACCTGGGCTCGCAGCTGCTGGAGCTGCCGCACACCGAGGCGCTCGCCAGCCACCACAATGACCGGGTCACCGTGGCCATGCGCGCCGACGCGTTGCGACCCGTGCCGGACGAGAGCGCGCGGGGCCGGTGCTGCGCGGCGAGGTGCGGCTGGTGGAAAACCTCGGCCACGAGGCGCTGGTTCACCTCGACACCGGCATCATGCCGACGCCGATCGAGGAGTCGCGGCTGGAGCACCCGGACACCGGCCAGCACCTGGCCGACGTGA
- a CDS encoding trypsin-like peptidase domain-containing protein, translating into MSEHETNPQRQPVSPDAEPSHPTTELLPAAREQSAASDQTQQVPVVSEQSTPPTPAPSAVPDAPAPSNTAPDVTAQIPAVPPTPPASTGPAVPSAPPAPSTPSVPSAPPASTAPAVPSAPPAPSGPAVPSAPPAWSGPAVPSGPAAAPTGPPPGGYAPPSSPWQHPDRAHQPTWPGNAGYAGAGVPPVTAPPAAGGPLPHGQVSPGPAMHGPVPAPASGAPHYGPLPPGQVPVWAQQPGAPPQRERSGRFGRYAMLGVAALVLMAGSGVAGGAIATALDDNSPTTVNRTYSAAPILNQADLPGIAAKVAGSVVSIAAGNASGSGVVMSEDGYVLTNNHVVADAQNSTVKLTFADGKTANAKVVGTDPRTDLAVVKAEGVSGLSAATFGDSDGMQVGDTVLAIGSPLGLDGSVTSGIISSKDRTIQTGNDQQQDPFSQQQQAPVSSISGLLQTDAPINPGNSGGALVNTRGEVIGINTAILTAGQGNGNIGVGFAIPSNKAKSVADALRNGEKVSHPSLGVSVNDADGGGALIGAVNENSPASKAGLQQGDVVTKFGDKTIGDSDDLVGAVQSGKVGDQVQITFKRNGQEQTATVTLAEAS; encoded by the coding sequence ATGAGCGAGCACGAGACCAACCCGCAGCGGCAGCCGGTCAGCCCCGACGCCGAGCCGTCGCACCCGACCACCGAGCTGCTACCCGCCGCGCGGGAGCAGTCCGCCGCCTCCGACCAGACCCAGCAGGTCCCGGTCGTCTCCGAGCAGTCCACCCCGCCCACACCGGCCCCGTCCGCGGTCCCGGACGCGCCGGCGCCAAGCAACACAGCGCCGGACGTGACCGCCCAGATCCCGGCCGTGCCGCCGACCCCTCCGGCCTCGACGGGCCCGGCGGTGCCTTCCGCGCCTCCGGCCCCGAGCACGCCGTCGGTGCCCTCAGCACCTCCCGCCTCGACCGCTCCCGCGGTGCCTTCCGCGCCTCCCGCACCGAGTGGCCCGGCGGTGCCTTCCGCGCCTCCGGCCTGGAGCGGTCCGGCGGTGCCTTCCGGGCCGGCCGCCGCGCCCACCGGCCCGCCGCCGGGTGGGTATGCCCCGCCCTCCAGCCCGTGGCAGCACCCCGACCGCGCGCACCAGCCGACCTGGCCTGGAAACGCGGGCTACGCAGGCGCTGGCGTGCCGCCGGTGACCGCACCGCCGGCCGCTGGTGGCCCGCTCCCGCACGGCCAGGTCTCCCCGGGGCCCGCCATGCACGGTCCGGTGCCAGCACCCGCGAGCGGCGCGCCGCACTACGGCCCGCTCCCGCCCGGCCAGGTGCCGGTGTGGGCTCAGCAGCCCGGTGCACCGCCGCAGCGTGAGCGCTCCGGCCGCTTCGGGCGCTACGCGATGCTCGGCGTCGCCGCGCTCGTGCTGATGGCCGGCTCCGGCGTGGCCGGCGGCGCGATCGCGACCGCCCTCGACGACAACTCGCCGACCACGGTCAACCGGACGTATTCGGCGGCGCCCATCCTCAACCAGGCGGACCTTCCGGGCATCGCGGCAAAGGTGGCGGGGAGCGTCGTCTCGATCGCCGCGGGCAACGCGAGCGGCTCGGGCGTCGTGATGAGCGAAGACGGATACGTGCTGACAAACAACCACGTTGTTGCCGACGCGCAAAACAGCACCGTCAAGCTGACCTTCGCTGACGGCAAGACAGCCAACGCCAAGGTCGTGGGCACCGACCCGCGCACAGACCTCGCCGTGGTCAAGGCCGAGGGTGTGTCGGGCCTCAGCGCGGCGACGTTCGGCGACAGCGACGGCATGCAGGTCGGCGACACAGTGCTGGCCATCGGCAGCCCGCTCGGCCTCGACGGCTCGGTGACCTCCGGCATCATCAGCTCGAAGGACCGCACCATCCAGACCGGCAACGACCAGCAGCAGGACCCGTTCTCCCAGCAGCAGCAGGCGCCGGTGAGCTCGATCTCCGGGCTGCTGCAGACGGACGCTCCGATCAACCCGGGCAACTCCGGCGGCGCTCTGGTCAACACCCGGGGCGAGGTGATCGGCATCAACACGGCGATCCTCACCGCGGGCCAGGGCAACGGAAACATCGGCGTCGGCTTTGCCATCCCGAGCAACAAGGCCAAGTCGGTGGCAGACGCCCTGCGCAACGGCGAAAAGGTTAGCCACCCGTCACTCGGCGTGTCGGTCAACGACGCGGACGGTGGCGGCGCGCTGATCGGCGCTGTCAACGAAAACAGCCCCGCGTCCAAGGCCGGCCTCCAGCAGGGCGACGTGGTGACCAAGTTCGGCGACAAGACCATCGGCGACTCCGACGACCTGGTGGGCGCGGTGCAGTCCGGCAAGGTCGGCGACCAGGTGCAGATCACCTTCAAGCGAAATGGTCAGGAGCAGACGGCAACCGTGACGCTGGCTGAAGCGTCCTAA